The sequence TGTTAACcgaacacttggttatccgaaCAGTAAAAATGATGCTCTATATCTACACCCTGTAagatgtatgctctattagagtatttgaacaggacTCTCTATATACATGTAAATGAATAGGCTTGATTTTATCCAAACCTTTTGGTTATCTGATGGTCCCAAGGGGGTAGGATAATTGAGGGAACACTGTAATCTTAAGTTGTGCCCGGGAGGAATGAGCAACACTTGTATGCTGGAAACAGGATACTTTAATTATTCTATCAAATGTATGACCAATAAATGGCTGGGGTGGTGTGGCATTGATATCAACGTAGCTCTCTCTTGGTCAAATCACACCTTTCACTAGAATGCTGCAGCTGCATCCCTTTTTTTCCCTTTTTTTTTACTACTAGCAAGGCTTGACTGTTTTGTAGCCGCAGTACACTACAAATGAATGTACATACTATTCAGTATACAACAACAGTCCAGCATACATTGTTCTGCTACATCAACAATCATATCTCATTAAGGCACACAAGTCACTCAGTACTTCAAATATACAAAACAATGTACAGATAACATTCCTCAATCAAGCAATGAGGCAACTTAATAAATAAATCTGTTTGTTGTACAGGCTACGTAAGTACgtatatgtacacatatatGGATATCCCATTCAAAAACTCGTCACCAATTGGAAAAACCTTACCAGTATGTATTGTCATATTGACACAAATCTTAAGTATATATGTAAAGTGGTCCAAATACACATGAAAGAGCACATGCAAGATGATATACCTGGTTGTATGTAACAGCAGAACATTGGGAATCATACATTAcgattagtactgtatagtagggaccacaaaggtttgggcatggcccatgaaaaccatcaccctaaaaccagcctcacttttccctgacaatgatgaagcagtatcggttaggtaaaactaagcccaaacatgctttcaacaagttgttatggtttactaaaattgttttcgtaaaagtgtgtgtgtgtgtgtgcgtgcgtgtatgtgtgtgtgtgtgtgtgtgtgtgtgtgtgtgtgtgtgtgtgtgtgtgtgtgtatgtgtgtgtgtgtgtgtgtgtgtgtgtgtgtgtgtgtgtgtgtgtgtatgtgtgtgtgtgtgtatgtgtgtgtgtgtgtgtgtgtgtgtgtgtgtgtgtgcatgtgcatgtactatctatctacctatctatgtttgcccatacgcacccacgtgagcaaaatcgttaaatggtgaaagcagcttttacgtaagaaataaaagcaaaatgaaagCTGTactaaacttctgcacaggtaaactttgctctgaggtggtttctttttggcggtctgaaatacggatGCAGTGagtctcctcagactttgtgaattgccttccctttgggttttacaggcatttaacaattgagaaacaacagtgctactaccaggaatagcctatctcTTCAAGCTTGGAAGGGGGCACATCCCTTACGTatgcgaatgaaaatgaagagcagctctgAGGCATTGTCGAGAGAagttgtgggaaaaaacacaataGTTAAACTAttaaacagtttagaagatacttttgtgcgtaatatgttgttaaaagcggtttgtttaagaagcgcttccttagcagtgcatagcaacgtaatcgaagaattacaaaaatttcatgaattatgaaatccgagaattacaataaattaatgatATATTATTGCACACCAATAACctattggttaattccagatgattTACCTGGATGAATGGCGCCTGgattttattgtattgtattgtattaacgctttacagtgaccagcactgaaggtctgcagcaacgtagcacaacatcaacttgtttttgaaAAATATTAAACagattttctagtgactgactgactgacagagtaactgactgactaatgccttcagacaagataatggctaaggttacggggttgattttttcactgtttgacgttgctttagCCAGACACGTGCCCTTTGGcctactgcagtatgtacaatgcattcttcgtggatttaccagtgtcctcctttgtgtcccattcatctttgctgacagtgaaaggtgtcaatttggtggtagcacgtgatggcttcccttcgtaatgaaaattgtctgtatttttcatactggCTAccttaattgcagaggtgcttttcaaacagttcttgattcgtaatgctgtgtaatgagttgaacatagctgacaacgaagcgtaatagatacttcacttttcagatgataattgctAACTGGGGTgcatggtgccatttcttttctttgatgcggtatgcatgggttcaccaatcataataattttattttacgaaaaagttaacaaacaagacAAAcgagtacacaaaaaatttggaattttcaactagagtagggaccatagcacatcaaaaaaaagtactgaaacaagttggaatagtgcacaatattaatcCTTAAACCCGCACGTAATTTTAAGGAATACATGATTACACAAAACATTTAAAATGGCCTGTCTAGCCAGACTAGCCTAAAGCTATATACCAAcagaaagcttattcattgggCTACATGAGGAAGtctaaataaccactgcaacaacagaggcttacttgttatggagCGATTGAAAACGGTGGCTTGATTTTCTGCTATTTCTCAATACTCGTGACGGCAGCCATATTAACAATTATTTAAATCACGTGAGCTCTATATGGTATGACTCACCATTCAATAGGGAATCGCCTCGTGTTAATTTCGCACGAATCTGATGAAGTAGGAAGGAGATATTAaccattttctaaaggtatgtgAGGGGTTTGTGTGCTTATTTTGCATAACGACAGTTTCAGGGTGACTTTTGGCCCCATGCTTTCGTGCTAGGGTGAATGCCTAGGTagcattttaatccttgtttaCCAGTAAAATGGTGTTGATTACATAGCCATAGGAAGAAAGGTTCgcaagttacagtgctttgtttacagccatgcgTCTAAACCGATTTATCGGCGcgtgcaggtttaagggttaaatcaCACTAAaatgataagaagtgttatatccctactgtgcatttccattatggtatcttgagcatagtaggaatataacacttcttattgttttactgtgatttaatatcatgcactactccagcttgtttcagtactttttatcgatgtgctatggtccctactctagttgaaaatttgtgtacttgtatactaTATGTACATAAAGCTTCTTGACTGTGTATGAGCATACATATATACGCATGCAGTACTCAATATAAGGTTTCTTACATGATCTGTCAAAATAACAGACTAGCATGCAATATAGTCAGCCATTGCTacataatagcaagagttcataatataaaaaagagaggagagtgtatagcctgtacaaacatgaatctcaaagttatgatgcaatacctatagtcacttacaatgtgttagttggtcaggtttctactcagcattaagtttcaatgactgttgtagttatggcttcaataagcagcTTACTGATGTCATTGTCAACACTCcctaaggttacggaatagttttaaatgcgtgggcggaacaaattacaaaacctgctttaaaccaagcagggataaataatttcagcAACTGTGtagtgttagcaatacaactaattgtgcttgttagTTTTTAttacagattactgaatccttataatttcaacacaagtgactaaacaactaaaatatctaggtcctgtggaagtgattttttaagttactggttgtagagatgttttattgaacttttagtagtttttcgagtgaaacaagctctttgaaggcttgtatctgagtcactgggaagaaacacgccaaaaatgcttccacaggacctaataaatttaatatacagtataactatgccccagaaattccaatagagcctacagcttttgctgtatttggtggcggaaaaacatggtagtgacagctggagctgagcgatgtatgggctggcttacttgtacaagttactacaacaaattgtactgttccacctgcctcaaactacattgtagctacataaaaaaattaaatatgaagggcttcaccttcatttaaaacttttcacattgcaagactggttttatgggcttctcaaaaagtatcgataggcattcaaaattttgaatgattgcccgtgactataccgtaaccttaacacTGTATGTGTTGACATGATATCCTAAACAAATCAAAGTTTTACTGTAATACTTCGAGATAcgcgtttgtacaggctatactgaagtaggacactctcctctccttttatattatgaactcttgataatagtaaGCAGTTCACATACACaattccttttaaaatttctattttgATAGGTCATAATGTCAGACCATTTGTTAATGTAGTAGGTCATTGTGGCTTTTGGATCAGATGACAGGCTGCTGTTTTTGAGCTCTGATACGTATACTATTattttagaggtgtaccgatcaTCATATCGGCTATTGGGTATTGGCTATATTGGCCTTGTTTTTTGCATATCGGATCAGTAACATGTGTGCAAATGcagatatacataaacatcTGTTTATGGGCACTCATGCTCTAGTGATATCCTAGCAGTGCCTTTTTATGAAATGTCAACTATTGATTTAAGTCCCACACTGTCACTTTACAGCCAAATTTAGAGTGAAAATTGTAAGAAAAAAAGTCTATGCTATTATATCGGATCAGCTTTGTTTATtggcttgataatattattttgtatcggttatcggaatatcggttAGATGTCATATCAGTGCACCTCTACATTATTTGGCACTTGTTTTTCTATTATAGATGTGCATACtctgtacagtacatatttaAATTTATCTGCATAGACCATCAGGCATATTAGTCAGATAGAtacaaacatactgtacatgtcacTGGAATTGTGAGTAAAACAGTTATAGATAATGAACACCTTAAGTGCAGCGTAATAAACatcaaactattctaatagaacaatcagggcTAAAAAGCATGTTCTACCATAGATAcgatacacatgcatgcatgtttgaaTTGCCGTAaaatttaaataatagttagacatcgaaacacagggttctatggaatttagtaaccaaaggccctgtgttgtggtgccCAGCGAAGTGAAGGTGCTACTACAAGGCCTGAGggtttttaaattccatagaaccgtagaaccctgtgtttcaatgtctaGCTTATACAGACCACAGCTCGTTGTTATCACAGCTGCTTGTGAATGAGAAATTTAGCAtccattagtagaaacaagcccaaTACACCTCCCTGTAATGGCACTTGCTATCCAGTTAAACTCCCATGTGTCGCCAATGTTACCTCAATGCTCCAGGTGCGTAAACGCCATGTTTTGCATCACCCCAAAGGCAGGGGTCTATTGAGACATAAACAAGGGATTAACAGAATTTAGATACCTGAAAGTAGCCAATGGAATTTAAAGGATTTcatcttgctgtggtctaaaaaAATGGTATATGCCCTAACAGAACATTCGGCCACTCTAACCGAATAATCAATTTGGTTGGTTAACAAAAATGGTGAAGAAGACATCTGCGGTTCATCGCTATTTATTGAAAGTATTCTTTAGTGTTGTGTGTAAACTGTTTACATATTATTGTAGTGCACTAAACAAGCTCTCATAATAATAGCTCATTGTACAACAACAGAAGGCTAGCACTCTGCTTATATTACACAACAATTGTGTGTAGGTGTTTAACACCTGTACAATGATGACATTCAAATAGCTGAGCATGCATACATCATATAGTATTACATGTGTATACCTACTTTTGTCTGACTTTCTTCCACTGCTGAAGATGGGTTGCTCGCAGTGAAACCATATCAACATCATCCTACACAACATAAAATACAAGTTCACACCAGATTATCATCTTTCAAAATAGCAGCAGTACAGGCAAGGATAAGTTACTGTTATCATACATCAATGTTTTATATATCCAATACGGTAGAGCTGGTTAATATCTTCAAGATGGATTTCTTTGTGTGTAAAGTAGTGATCCAATGAACTATATGGAATTTGCCAGGGGAaattttcacaaaaaaaaagaaattagtTGAGAGAAACTTTTTGAGAATaaccactatacagtactacagtttACAAGAGCTACAAGTGACAACTAACAGTGAAAAGGTTATCATCTTGAGGGTGGTCCAGGGGTGTAGGGATATCAATCCTGATGGGGTCACCATTACTGTCCTTCTCCAGTGGAACAGGATCTGGTAAACTACACAAGGGAGGGATGTTAGTTCACACAAGAAACTGCAGCAAATGgaggtgtgtatgtgtatatagtaCAGAAACTTTTCAGAAATTGAGACTAACATTTCCATCACATTCTCAAAAGTGTGTTTAAAGAGAGAATTGTCTGAATAATTGCTCATTCAATAATGAACATACATGTAATTTTGTGttggtttcactgtacatacagtaagtCAGACAACCCGACCCAGAATTTAACAATCAATAGGACAATGTAAAATGTGTGGCCTCAGTAGAACTATGTATTTCAAGTACTGAGCAATAAAGCGCTAGCTGCTGTACGATAAGGTTTTACTGAACACAGACATGTTATAACTTTATGGTCAACAGTTAGTAGAGTCTCGATCACCAATCAGTCAACTAGTGCTACCATGATATAGAAAActgtatatcatatatcaccaaggtttatgcCGCGATATGAACATATAGAACTAAGCAAGACTAACATATGCATACACCTCAATTTAAGTTTGATGTATGccacaagcaaaagctactcattagttgagacaagtggctacTTACATAGCAACCTcaaaacctcacagtttactgtTGGGTTTGACTTGTAACTATACCACTAAAccacttaattaaatgccaaataccacaTGTCTGGTGTATTGTACAACCATCAATACAACTATATCATATTACCAGTCACCACATATTGATACTATCAATGTATCAGTATATCATGTACAGTACTAGAAGTCATTGTTACTATACTGTCAACTTGGTAAAGACATTGGTAGTTTTACACACCTTTTATTAATTACATATGTACTCAGAGCAAAAGCATAAACAACAGcatcatataaatattatggGAACTATATCTACAAATATTACATAATCTCATGACATAGCCGGACTGTAGGCAGCACAGGTTAATGTACGTATAAAATGTGAAAATATTGACCCACCGCCTCCCAAAATGCATGCTTATGTGAACAAGTCGGGTtgttgctgagatggtcacatatagacATCATACACATTGTAGGATATCATGTGAGTACCTGTATATCTCTCTGTTGTCAGTAGCACATTGTGGAGGTGAAGGGGCTGGTACTGCAGTCTCCTCACTGTTGCTAGGATCATTCCTCATCCAGGTACGACACATCATGTATAACGGGTCATCAGGAGCAAACTGAGCTAGGTCAACTTTGCGGTCAAAGAACGTCATCACATGACTAAAAAAATATTCATTGTAATGTATATCACCAGGCAAACCCCGCACATGTGGATACACTAAACTAGCCCACCTTTTAAAGAACTTCACTGTACAAACAACATTAAACTTTCAGTACTTATGCACCCACTTACTGGCCAATGTACAGATCACAGAACTAAGACCTGTTTTGTGATCAGACATAGTTTGTACCCTGACACATGCCCAGTTTTTACATGCACAGTAACATATGTACATGAGTGTATGGTACATTCATgaattacattgtacatactgtaggaaCACACTATCAACACATGAATTATTTGTACATGCTAATGTACGATTGAAAACAAACTAAACATCAACTACGCATATGGACACACCTGTTGGAGCCTTCAGATATATCATCTTCAACTACTGTACAAGAAAACAAATTTATGGTAAGCCAGGTAAcacaaacataattattagtttcATAACCCCAACTGTATTGCCATTTTTCTTACATCATCAAGGATTGTTTATACCACTGGTCAATAAATGCAACCATTCAGCAACTTTAAACAGCAACATGTATTCTGAGTTATGAGCTATTAAATTCAGCTATAAAATTTGCCTGCCAGCATTGCTATTTTGAGTATGGTTAAACAAGAAACTTCATGGACCAAAATTCTACCCGCAATTGTTTTGTACTACA comes from Dysidea avara chromosome 4, odDysAvar1.4, whole genome shotgun sequence and encodes:
- the LOC136254746 gene encoding protein lin-37 homolog, producing the protein MSGRKLLESTLSNLVLQGKEEDRSSLDEEVEEGARDLLRLPGYNSSIYSPNSNRNKPEIKVIKVKASLVKTPIRRKRKKPTSIMLDRIVEDDISEGSNSHVMTFFDRKVDLAQFAPDDPLYMMCRTWMRNDPSNSEETAVPAPSPPQCATDNREIYSLPDPVPLEKDSNGDPIRIDIPTPLDHPQDDNLFTDDVDMVSLRATHLQQWKKVRQNWTSASLKNQQRYLQSFGILREIHY